The region ATTATTTTATATTTCTTATCCAATAGCGGCTGAACCGCCGGAATCAAAAATCTTTGCCCCGTCCCGCTGACCGGCTCCACCATTACCAGGTCGGCCCTCTCTATGGCTCTTAATAGAGAATCCTGATCGGCAGTGAAAGGATAGCAGAAGGCCTTTCTTTCCGCTTTCAGGTAGAACAGGGTCGGCTTGCGGGACACCACGATGATGTTCTCCGGAGTATTGTTTTTGATCCATTCCGCCGCCGTAAAGAAACTGCGCCAGGCCGGATCGTAACCGGAATATTTATCCTGGGAGTAATATTTTCTTGCCTGCAGATTACTGTCGATCCTGTTCCAGTTGGCCGAGACATTTGCGGCAGCCATAACAAGTAGCATTATCACTGCCGGCCAAAGTGCCTTTCTTTTGAACATGAAAGAAATAACATATTGATAGGCCTGCACCAGGTATAACAGCAGAAACGGCAGCAACGGCAGTAAAAAACGTATATCTGACCAGGCCTCCGGCCACAACAGGGACATCCCCAGATATATAAGAACGAACCAATCGTAGCCTTTGGGGTTTTTGATGATCCTGACGATCAGGGCCGCTATGGCCGGGATTACCGTAAGCAGCATTATTATCACCAGGCCGCCGGACAGCCCCCAGCTATCGGCCGCCGGGAACAGCATCCGGGGCAGGACATTGGTGAAATATATTTCTATATTGGCAAAAAATCTCCGAAACAATCCTCCG is a window of Candidatus Edwardsbacteria bacterium DNA encoding:
- a CDS encoding glycosyltransferase family 39 protein; protein product: MALFILISMLMFDPKPFVGGDNAAYVSLAKSLAQGKGLTEIWTPEGKAHTQYPFGFPLLLSPISLLKLPYAWYKLIPWLSGLLSLLAFWLLIKDDKKVLYIAPVFLLALNPYFLEYTHWVLSELPFTFFILLTFLTLKKWEKSGEHLWLAGVILSAVFANYLRSTGVALYLGIFAYLLFKRKFKASIIFITGCIALTLPWALRNSHYGTSGGYLEQFLMRDPYQPELGFLGAGGLFRRFFANIEIYFTNVLPRMLFPAADSWGLSGGLVIIMLLTVIPAIAALIVRIIKNPKGYDWFVLIYLGMSLLWPEAWSDIRFLLPLLPFLLLYLVQAYQYVISFMFKRKALWPAVIMLLVMAAANVSANWNRIDSNLQARKYYSQDKYSGYDPAWRSFFTAAEWIKNNTPENIIVVSRKPTLFYLKAERKAFCYPFTADQDSLLRAIERADLVMVEPVSGTGQRFLIPAVQPLLDKKYKI